A region of Odocoileus virginianus isolate 20LAN1187 ecotype Illinois chromosome 11, Ovbor_1.2, whole genome shotgun sequence DNA encodes the following proteins:
- the PTGS2 gene encoding prostaglandin G/H synthase 2 isoform X2, with translation MLARALLLCAAAALCGAANPCCSHPCQNRGVCMSVGFDQYKCDCTRTGFYGENCTTPEFLTRIKLLLKPTPNTVHYILTHFKGVWNIVNNISFLRNMIMRYVLTSRSHLIDSPPTYNVHYSYKSWEAFSNLSYYTRALPPVPDDCPTPMGVKGRKELPDSKEVVKKVLLRRKFIPDPQGTNMMFAFFAQHFTHQFFKTDFERGPAFTKGKNHGVDLSHIYGESLERQHKLRLFKDGKMKYQMINGEMYPPTVKDTQVEMIYPPHVPEHLKFAVGQEVFGLVPGLMMYATIWLREHNRVCDVLKQEHPEWGDEQLFQTSRLILIGETIKIVIEDYVQHLSGYHFKLKFDPELLFNQQFQYQNRIAAEFNTLYHWHPLLPDVFRIDGQEYNYQQFIYNNSILLEHGVTQFVESFTRQNAGRVAGGRNLPVAVEKVSKASIDQSREMKYQSFNEYRKRFLLKPYESFEELTGEKEMAAELEALYGDIDAMELYPALLVEKPRPDAIFGETMVEAGAPFSLKGLMGNPICSPEYWKPSTFGGEVGFKIINTASIQSLICNNVKGCPFTSFSVQDAHLTKTVTINASSSHSGLDDINPTVLLKERSTEL, from the exons ATGCTCGCCCGAGCCCTGCTGCTTTGCGCCGCCGCGGCGCTCTGCGGAGCAG CAAATCCTTGCTGTTCCCATCCATGCCAGAATCGAGGTGTATGTATGAGTGTAGGATTTGACCAGTATAAATGTGACTGTACCCGAACAGGATTCTATGGTGAAAACTGTACCACAC CTGAATTTCTGACGAGAATAAAATTACTCCTGAAACCCACTCCCAACACAGTGCACTACATACTTACCCACTTCAAGGGAGTCTGGAACATTGTCAATAATATCTCCTTCCTGCGAAATATGATTATGAGATATGTGTTGACCT CGAGATCACATCTGATTGACAGTCCGCCCACTTATAATGTGCACTACAGCTATAAAAGCTGGGAAGCCTTTTCTAACCTGTCCTATTACACCAGAGCTCTTCCTCCTGTGCCCGATGACTGCCCAACACCCATGGGTGTGAAAG GGAGGAAAGAGCTTCCTGATTCAAAAGAAGTTGTGAAAAAAGTACTTCTAAGAAGAAAGTTCATTCCTGATCCCCAAGGCACAAATATGATGTTTGCATTCTTTGCCCAGCACTTCACCCATCAGTTTTTCAAGACAGATTTTGAACGAGGACCAGCTTTCACTAAGGGAAAGAACCATGGG GTGGACTTAAGTCACATTTATGGTGAATCTTTAGAGAGACAGCATAAGCTGCGCCTTTTCAAGGATGGAAAAATGAAATATCAG ATGATTAATGGAGAGATGTATCCTCCCACAGTCAAAGATACTCAGGTCGAAATGATCTACCCACCTCATGTTCCTGAACACTTAAAGTTTGCTGTGGGCCAGGAGGTCTTTGGTCTGGTGCCTGGTCTGATGATGTATGCCACCATTTGGCTGCGGGAACACAACAGAGTGTGTGATGTGCTGAAACAAGAGCATCCAGAATGGGGCGATGAGCAGTTGTTCCAGACAAGCAGGCTAATCCTGATAG GAGAAACTATTAAGATTGTGATTGAAGACTACGTACAGCACTTGAGTGGCTATCACTTCAAACTGAAGTTTGACCCAGAGCTGCTTTTCAACCAGCAGTTCCAGTACCAAAACCGTATTGCTGCTGAGTTTAACACACTCTACCACTGGCATCCCCTTCTGCCTGACGTCTTTCGGATTGATGGCCAGGAGTACAACTATCAGCAGTTTATCTATAATAATTCTATCTTACTGGAACATGGTGTCACTCAGTTTGTTGAATCATTCACCAGGCAAAATGCTGGCAGG GTTGCTGGCGGTAGGAATCTTCCAGTCGCAGTAGAGAAAGTGTCAAAGGCTTCAATTGACCAGAGCAGAGAGATGAAATACCAGTCTTTTAATGAGTATCGCAAACGTTTTCTGCTGAAGCCCTATGAATCATTTGAGGAACTTACAG gagagaaggaaatggctgcagAGTTAGAAGCACTCTACGGAGACATAGATGCCATGGAGCTGTATCCCGCCCTTCTGGTAGAGAAGCCTCGTCCAGACGCCATCTTTGGGGAGACCATGGTAGAAGCTGGAGCGCCATTCTCCCTGAAAGGACTTATGGGTAATCCTATATGTTCTCCTGAGTACTGGAAGCCTAGCACTTTTGGTGGAGAAGTAGGTTTTAAGATCATCAACACTGCCTCAATTCAGTCTCTCATCTGCAATAACGTGAAAGGCTGTCCTTTTACCTCATTCAGTGTTCAAGACGCGCACCTCACCAAAACAGTCACCATTAATGCAAGCTCTTCCCACTCTGGACTCGATGATATCAACCCCACAGTCCTCCTAAAGGAACGTTCAACCGAACTGTAG
- the PTGS2 gene encoding prostaglandin G/H synthase 2 isoform X1 — translation MLKSRLTLKNYLFTVFTVFVANPCCSHPCQNRGVCMSVGFDQYKCDCTRTGFYGENCTTPEFLTRIKLLLKPTPNTVHYILTHFKGVWNIVNNISFLRNMIMRYVLTSRSHLIDSPPTYNVHYSYKSWEAFSNLSYYTRALPPVPDDCPTPMGVKGRKELPDSKEVVKKVLLRRKFIPDPQGTNMMFAFFAQHFTHQFFKTDFERGPAFTKGKNHGVDLSHIYGESLERQHKLRLFKDGKMKYQMINGEMYPPTVKDTQVEMIYPPHVPEHLKFAVGQEVFGLVPGLMMYATIWLREHNRVCDVLKQEHPEWGDEQLFQTSRLILIGETIKIVIEDYVQHLSGYHFKLKFDPELLFNQQFQYQNRIAAEFNTLYHWHPLLPDVFRIDGQEYNYQQFIYNNSILLEHGVTQFVESFTRQNAGRVAGGRNLPVAVEKVSKASIDQSREMKYQSFNEYRKRFLLKPYESFEELTGEKEMAAELEALYGDIDAMELYPALLVEKPRPDAIFGETMVEAGAPFSLKGLMGNPICSPEYWKPSTFGGEVGFKIINTASIQSLICNNVKGCPFTSFSVQDAHLTKTVTINASSSHSGLDDINPTVLLKERSTEL, via the exons ATGCTTAAGTCAAGATTGACACTGAAGAATTATTTATTCACTGTCTTTACTGTTTTTGTAGCAAATCCTTGCTGTTCCCATCCATGCCAGAATCGAGGTGTATGTATGAGTGTAGGATTTGACCAGTATAAATGTGACTGTACCCGAACAGGATTCTATGGTGAAAACTGTACCACAC CTGAATTTCTGACGAGAATAAAATTACTCCTGAAACCCACTCCCAACACAGTGCACTACATACTTACCCACTTCAAGGGAGTCTGGAACATTGTCAATAATATCTCCTTCCTGCGAAATATGATTATGAGATATGTGTTGACCT CGAGATCACATCTGATTGACAGTCCGCCCACTTATAATGTGCACTACAGCTATAAAAGCTGGGAAGCCTTTTCTAACCTGTCCTATTACACCAGAGCTCTTCCTCCTGTGCCCGATGACTGCCCAACACCCATGGGTGTGAAAG GGAGGAAAGAGCTTCCTGATTCAAAAGAAGTTGTGAAAAAAGTACTTCTAAGAAGAAAGTTCATTCCTGATCCCCAAGGCACAAATATGATGTTTGCATTCTTTGCCCAGCACTTCACCCATCAGTTTTTCAAGACAGATTTTGAACGAGGACCAGCTTTCACTAAGGGAAAGAACCATGGG GTGGACTTAAGTCACATTTATGGTGAATCTTTAGAGAGACAGCATAAGCTGCGCCTTTTCAAGGATGGAAAAATGAAATATCAG ATGATTAATGGAGAGATGTATCCTCCCACAGTCAAAGATACTCAGGTCGAAATGATCTACCCACCTCATGTTCCTGAACACTTAAAGTTTGCTGTGGGCCAGGAGGTCTTTGGTCTGGTGCCTGGTCTGATGATGTATGCCACCATTTGGCTGCGGGAACACAACAGAGTGTGTGATGTGCTGAAACAAGAGCATCCAGAATGGGGCGATGAGCAGTTGTTCCAGACAAGCAGGCTAATCCTGATAG GAGAAACTATTAAGATTGTGATTGAAGACTACGTACAGCACTTGAGTGGCTATCACTTCAAACTGAAGTTTGACCCAGAGCTGCTTTTCAACCAGCAGTTCCAGTACCAAAACCGTATTGCTGCTGAGTTTAACACACTCTACCACTGGCATCCCCTTCTGCCTGACGTCTTTCGGATTGATGGCCAGGAGTACAACTATCAGCAGTTTATCTATAATAATTCTATCTTACTGGAACATGGTGTCACTCAGTTTGTTGAATCATTCACCAGGCAAAATGCTGGCAGG GTTGCTGGCGGTAGGAATCTTCCAGTCGCAGTAGAGAAAGTGTCAAAGGCTTCAATTGACCAGAGCAGAGAGATGAAATACCAGTCTTTTAATGAGTATCGCAAACGTTTTCTGCTGAAGCCCTATGAATCATTTGAGGAACTTACAG gagagaaggaaatggctgcagAGTTAGAAGCACTCTACGGAGACATAGATGCCATGGAGCTGTATCCCGCCCTTCTGGTAGAGAAGCCTCGTCCAGACGCCATCTTTGGGGAGACCATGGTAGAAGCTGGAGCGCCATTCTCCCTGAAAGGACTTATGGGTAATCCTATATGTTCTCCTGAGTACTGGAAGCCTAGCACTTTTGGTGGAGAAGTAGGTTTTAAGATCATCAACACTGCCTCAATTCAGTCTCTCATCTGCAATAACGTGAAAGGCTGTCCTTTTACCTCATTCAGTGTTCAAGACGCGCACCTCACCAAAACAGTCACCATTAATGCAAGCTCTTCCCACTCTGGACTCGATGATATCAACCCCACAGTCCTCCTAAAGGAACGTTCAACCGAACTGTAG